A window of Longispora fulva contains these coding sequences:
- a CDS encoding DUF3488 and transglutaminase-like domain-containing protein, whose translation MVTKLARGALPVVILLALTGLAGLAGARIYAEGPLLPLLLGAAAASILLSTLLRPLPNWTVAPVSMLALGGYTLLAVQLTMRGDADATLMSAYLDAARNALPRLLTAAVPIEAAPDTVLVPIVAVWLAGLLGAELAGRGGRLLFGALPPTVAYAAALVLAGPNAQPALWQPLAYAAVCAVGLALTARQRTDAPVLTGDQPSPAKDRVFQLRAIGGAAAGLAAMLAVAVAAGPLVFGGVAKEPHDPRTAVVPPREDALDANPLIRISGWAAQPTQHLLDAELPADMPIRLAVLSEYDGVTWKVGADYRNAGKVLPSVTGPATTGKSSVVKQSYTVAELDGGLVPAVSTPNRIDNLRVAFDSRSGTLFKADRLATGQKYQVESVYTKPDVNLLSVADVPSGDAYARYLSVGSTLPTDLVNMANHITENNPGAYAKAYALQGFLAEHYKFNPTAASGHALPNLQFFLTKTVAEGGRQGTSEQFAASFAVLGRMMGLPTRVVVGFKGRSGKHPVLASDATAWPEVLFTGVGWVSFDPMPQDQNTKPLEDDYTPPPPTKTPSVPPSQVTQSPLASTAAPATGVGSAAEPVLTAPVLLMLSGVLLFGLLVVGALVVGLLRRSRTGRRLRSGTPSERVLGAWLEVRDAIRLAGHTPPPHLTASEIALYASLIPVRRRSARHGEPLPALGPLAELVNVVGFAPGLLGEAEARLAVEQAVAYVRELRGRRSLFNRVAWSLSIRPLLWKPSRPVVAEPGMSHATPHA comes from the coding sequence ATGGTGACGAAACTGGCGCGCGGCGCGCTCCCGGTCGTCATCCTGCTGGCGCTGACCGGCCTCGCGGGCCTCGCGGGTGCCCGGATCTACGCCGAGGGCCCCCTGCTGCCGCTGCTGCTCGGCGCGGCGGCCGCCTCGATCCTGCTCAGCACCCTGCTGCGGCCCCTGCCGAACTGGACCGTCGCGCCGGTGTCGATGCTCGCCCTCGGCGGGTACACGCTGCTGGCGGTCCAGCTGACCATGCGGGGCGACGCGGACGCGACCCTGATGTCGGCCTATCTCGACGCGGCCCGCAACGCGTTGCCCCGGTTGCTCACGGCGGCGGTGCCGATCGAGGCAGCCCCGGACACGGTGCTCGTGCCGATCGTGGCGGTGTGGCTCGCCGGCCTGCTCGGCGCGGAGCTCGCCGGGCGCGGTGGCCGGCTGCTGTTCGGCGCGCTGCCCCCCACGGTGGCGTACGCGGCGGCGCTGGTCCTCGCCGGCCCCAACGCCCAACCGGCCCTGTGGCAGCCCCTGGCGTACGCGGCGGTGTGCGCCGTCGGCCTGGCCCTGACCGCCCGGCAGCGCACCGACGCCCCGGTGCTGACCGGCGACCAGCCCAGTCCGGCGAAGGACCGGGTGTTCCAGCTCCGGGCGATCGGGGGCGCCGCCGCCGGGCTCGCCGCGATGCTCGCCGTGGCGGTCGCCGCCGGCCCGCTGGTCTTCGGCGGCGTGGCCAAGGAGCCGCACGACCCCCGCACGGCGGTCGTCCCGCCCCGCGAGGACGCGCTGGACGCCAACCCGCTGATCCGGATCTCCGGCTGGGCCGCGCAGCCCACCCAGCACCTGCTCGACGCCGAGCTGCCGGCGGACATGCCGATCCGGTTGGCGGTGCTCAGCGAGTACGACGGCGTGACCTGGAAGGTCGGCGCGGACTACCGCAACGCCGGCAAGGTGCTGCCCAGCGTCACCGGGCCGGCCACGACGGGCAAGTCCAGCGTCGTGAAGCAGAGCTACACGGTCGCGGAGCTCGACGGCGGCCTGGTGCCGGCGGTGAGCACACCCAACCGGATCGACAACCTGCGGGTCGCCTTCGACAGCCGCAGCGGCACCCTGTTCAAGGCCGACCGGCTGGCGACGGGGCAGAAGTACCAGGTGGAATCGGTCTACACGAAGCCGGACGTCAACCTGCTGTCCGTGGCCGACGTGCCGAGCGGCGACGCCTACGCCCGCTACCTCAGCGTCGGCTCCACCCTGCCGACCGACCTGGTCAACATGGCCAACCACATCACGGAGAACAACCCGGGGGCGTACGCGAAGGCGTACGCGTTGCAGGGCTTCCTCGCCGAGCACTACAAGTTCAACCCGACCGCCGCGAGCGGGCACGCGCTGCCCAACCTGCAGTTCTTCCTCACCAAGACCGTCGCGGAGGGCGGCAGGCAGGGCACATCGGAGCAGTTCGCGGCTTCGTTCGCCGTCCTCGGCCGGATGATGGGCCTGCCGACCCGGGTGGTCGTCGGGTTCAAGGGCCGCTCCGGCAAGCACCCGGTGCTCGCCTCGGACGCCACGGCCTGGCCGGAGGTGCTGTTCACCGGGGTCGGCTGGGTCTCCTTCGACCCGATGCCCCAGGACCAGAACACCAAGCCGCTGGAGGACGACTACACCCCGCCGCCGCCGACCAAGACGCCGTCGGTGCCGCCGTCGCAGGTGACCCAGTCGCCGCTGGCCTCGACGGCCGCCCCGGCCACCGGCGTCGGGAGCGCCGCGGAGCCGGTCCTGACGGCTCCGGTGCTCCTGATGCTGTCCGGGGTGCTCCTGTTCGGGCTCCTTGTCGTCGGCGCCCTGGTCGTGGGCCTGCTCCGCCGGTCGCGCACCGGCAGGAGACTGCGCTCCGGCACCCCTTCCGAACGGGTACTCGGCGCGTGGCTGGAGGTCCGCGACGCCATCCGGCTGGCCGGGCACACCCCGCCGCCGCACCTGACCGCCAGCGAGATCGCGTTGTACGCCTCGCTGATCCCGGTCCGCCGCCGGTCCGCCCGGCACGGCGAGCCGTTGCCGGCGCTCGGGCCGCTCGCGGAGCTGGTCAACGTGGTCGGGTTCGCGCCCGGGCTGCTGGGGGAGGCCGAGGCCCGGCTCGCGGTCGAGCAGGCCGTGGCCTACGTGCGGGAGCTGCGGGGGCGGCGGTCGCTGTTCAACCGGGTGGCGTGGTCGTTGAGCATCCGGCCGTTGCTGTGGAAGCCGAGCCGGCCGGTGGTCGCCGAGCCGGGCATGTCCCACGCGACACCGCACGCCTAA
- a CDS encoding fibronectin type III domain-containing protein has product MTRTVGKRSGVVVTLSVTVAMLAAVALTVFGLGIADKAVAVYDSSAWVWSSKKGELGRINGVKGTVDTRTKIKDSEGHNVEITQNDRYLIIRDLETGRISSLDLTTLQVAATMDAPAGVGITLALRDDVAFVIDSTQGAVRQVDPLTLNPHGQPLRLPVGLRSGGFDVEGRLWLAVPSEGTVVSVLAAKKGADPTVERTTVATDPRHDITLSVLDKGVAVLDQTAAALVTIRDDLVKTFKIPMRAPGAVPDHTSGSDIPVTVSDDKHVYVVRSGTVREFEVKADQGRALEPAVAWAGWFYVADKLGDLIYVLDGDGNQVDRLTIKSGGGGVDLDVREGHLFINPPAGGEATVIDDKHKQKTVLKFPNTVPGGDPPPPPPPPPPPPPPKEPVPEVPGAPATVSALAGNAEARVSWGPAKENLSPIVKYVIEGGPKPVEVGGSQQTTTITGLTNGTTYTFQVHAVNGVGPGAKRASNPVTPSSQTPDPPASVAAQENKDGTVKVTWPAANGQGHKIVQYQVTAYAAGGATVDLGKSATTDLMVPDKKLKYGTQYSFKVVALNDVGGASKESDPSNTVVPYNKPAAVTNLNAATDTGKAGTVNVSWTAAVANGAPVTGYVVTANGASRTVTGTSTVLTGYGEGQAVKVDVHAVNKAGDGPTASDTATTIKRPAITGGAVTGNISSASVAFTVNDGGSATSCRIDFSGPNGSKGKPGSCNSFTLAGLYAGAGYNFTVYASNAVGEVTWAGSVNTDAVNGSICGGTTCTKVEIRVDPCYPNPAGGAGNGCSTHGGYSDAVGAGFRGNMNSGAGLNIFCQHDSGQSIRNQNGVSSSVWVKIRNAPNGEGFLPWVWSGTGANIRDGLADCGATPN; this is encoded by the coding sequence ATGACGCGCACAGTGGGCAAGAGATCGGGAGTGGTCGTCACCTTGTCGGTGACGGTCGCGATGCTGGCCGCCGTCGCTCTGACCGTGTTCGGTCTCGGCATCGCCGACAAGGCCGTCGCGGTCTACGACTCGAGCGCCTGGGTGTGGAGCTCCAAGAAGGGCGAGCTCGGCCGGATCAACGGCGTCAAGGGCACTGTCGACACCCGGACGAAGATCAAGGACTCCGAGGGTCACAACGTCGAGATCACCCAGAACGACCGGTATCTCATCATCCGTGACCTGGAGACCGGTCGGATCAGCTCGCTGGACCTGACCACTCTGCAGGTGGCGGCCACGATGGACGCCCCGGCCGGCGTCGGGATCACCCTCGCGCTCCGCGACGACGTCGCGTTCGTCATCGACAGCACCCAGGGTGCCGTGCGCCAGGTCGACCCGCTGACCCTCAACCCGCACGGCCAGCCGCTCCGGCTGCCCGTCGGGCTGCGCAGCGGCGGGTTCGACGTGGAGGGCCGGCTCTGGCTCGCCGTGCCCAGCGAGGGCACGGTCGTGTCGGTGCTGGCCGCGAAGAAGGGCGCCGACCCCACCGTCGAGCGCACCACGGTGGCCACCGACCCGCGGCACGACATCACGCTGTCCGTGCTGGACAAGGGCGTCGCCGTCCTCGACCAGACCGCCGCGGCGCTGGTCACGATCCGCGACGACCTCGTCAAGACCTTCAAGATCCCGATGCGGGCCCCGGGCGCGGTGCCCGACCACACCAGCGGCAGCGACATCCCGGTCACCGTCTCCGACGACAAGCACGTCTACGTCGTGCGGTCCGGCACGGTCCGCGAGTTCGAGGTCAAGGCCGACCAGGGCCGCGCGCTGGAGCCCGCGGTGGCCTGGGCAGGCTGGTTCTACGTGGCGGACAAGCTCGGCGACCTGATCTACGTGCTCGACGGCGACGGCAACCAGGTCGACCGGCTCACGATCAAGTCCGGTGGCGGCGGCGTCGACCTCGACGTCCGCGAGGGCCACCTCTTCATCAACCCGCCGGCGGGCGGCGAGGCGACGGTCATCGACGACAAGCACAAGCAGAAGACCGTGCTGAAGTTCCCGAACACCGTCCCCGGTGGCGACCCGCCGCCGCCCCCGCCTCCGCCGCCCCCGCCGCCCCCGCCGAAGGAGCCCGTCCCCGAGGTGCCCGGCGCGCCGGCCACGGTGAGCGCGCTCGCCGGCAACGCCGAGGCGCGGGTCAGCTGGGGCCCGGCGAAGGAGAACCTGTCACCGATCGTGAAGTACGTGATCGAGGGCGGCCCCAAGCCGGTCGAGGTGGGCGGCAGCCAGCAGACCACGACCATCACCGGGCTGACCAACGGCACCACGTACACGTTCCAGGTGCACGCGGTGAACGGGGTCGGGCCCGGCGCGAAGCGCGCGTCGAACCCGGTGACCCCGTCCTCGCAGACGCCCGACCCGCCCGCCAGCGTGGCCGCGCAGGAGAACAAGGACGGCACGGTCAAGGTGACGTGGCCGGCGGCGAACGGCCAGGGCCACAAGATCGTGCAGTACCAGGTGACGGCGTATGCGGCCGGTGGCGCGACCGTGGACCTCGGCAAGTCGGCCACCACCGACCTGATGGTGCCGGACAAGAAGCTGAAGTACGGCACGCAGTACAGCTTCAAGGTCGTCGCGCTCAACGACGTGGGCGGGGCGAGCAAGGAGTCCGACCCGAGCAACACCGTCGTGCCGTACAACAAGCCGGCCGCCGTGACGAACCTCAACGCCGCCACGGACACCGGCAAGGCCGGCACGGTCAACGTGAGCTGGACGGCCGCCGTGGCCAACGGCGCGCCCGTCACGGGCTACGTGGTGACGGCCAACGGCGCCAGCCGCACGGTCACCGGCACGTCCACGGTGCTCACCGGCTACGGCGAGGGCCAGGCCGTCAAGGTCGACGTGCACGCCGTGAACAAGGCCGGCGACGGCCCGACCGCCTCGGACACCGCGACCACGATCAAGCGGCCGGCCATCACCGGCGGCGCGGTCACCGGCAACATCAGCTCGGCGAGCGTCGCGTTCACCGTCAACGACGGCGGCTCGGCGACGAGCTGCCGGATCGACTTCAGCGGGCCGAACGGGAGCAAGGGCAAGCCGGGCAGCTGCAACAGCTTCACCCTCGCCGGGTTGTACGCGGGGGCCGGCTACAACTTCACCGTGTACGCGTCCAACGCCGTCGGCGAGGTCACCTGGGCCGGCAGCGTCAACACCGACGCCGTGAACGGCTCGATCTGCGGCGGCACCACCTGCACGAAGGTCGAGATCCGGGTCGACCCGTGCTATCCGAACCCGGCGGGCGGCGCCGGCAACGGCTGCTCCACCCACGGCGGGTACAGCGACGCGGTCGGCGCGGGTTTCCGGGGGAACATGAACAGCGGCGCCGGGCTGAACATCTTCTGCCAGCACGACTCCGGGCAGTCCATCCGGAACCAGAACGGGGTGTCCAGCTCCGTCTGGGTGAAGATCCGCAACGCCCCGAACGGCGAGGGCTTCCTGCCCTGGGTCTGGTCCGGCACCGGCGCGAACATCCGCGACGGCCTGGCAGACTGTGGGGCCACGCCGAACTGA
- a CDS encoding fibronectin type III domain-containing protein yields the protein MAAKVGGTRKSGVVVTLAVTVGLLAAVALTVFGLGIADKAVAVFDSSSWVWSAKSGELGRINGRTAAVDTRHKIKDSQGHEVAITQNDRYLIVRDLTTGKVSSLDLTTLQVSAVTDTAPGTGVSIELNKDVAFVVDGAQGAVRQIDPLTLTPVGQPLRFPPGLRSGGFDDEGRLWLAVPSEGTVVAVRSGVKGADATVAKTVPAAEPRHDIFLSVLEKGVAVLDQTAAALVTISGDVVRRIPLPLDKPAAMPEHTTGAEVPVTVSDDRHVYVVHQDKVRDFAVPDQGTALQPAVAWAGWFYVADTLGQRVYVIDGSGALVDRIKLDTGGGPVDLDVREGRLFINAPGGSGAQVVDDKHKATAVNKYPGQVTGGDPPPPVKKPEEKPPTPPTGPPSAPGAVTAVAGNTMATVNWTPAAENGLAITKYVVTGGPDPKPIEVGGSQRTVTVSGLTNGTPYTFQVNAVNAKGPGPKRAAPPVVPTRDVPDPPASVAAAANPDGTVKVTWPAANGQGHKIVKYSVTAVSAKGDVAAGDSANPELVIADKKLAYGTQYAFTVVAVNDLGAGSKPSPVSPSVTPFARPEAPKNLAAATVPGQAGAVTVTWGRPAENGRALEKYVVTANGKAQDVPAADTSVTLTGFGNGARVDVKATAVNAAGPGPVATATATTVSAPTMTVTGHSATVTEVSVDVNVGAGGGSPTCTLTVAGKTASAACSGAAKLTVGGLSPSTDYPFTVVATNVAGSSNQGTGNQKTNTVQGVAVCKNNMSSSDPAQHTWCDNPANAMAVRSGTSLSSGKVGSGRASNGSTYDAICITNGQSIEPYVYNQPKNASTVWVRINFEGSQGYTPFAWFNLNGYDINSTGPLPGC from the coding sequence ATGGCGGCAAAGGTTGGCGGGACACGGAAGTCCGGGGTGGTCGTGACCCTGGCCGTGACGGTGGGCCTGCTCGCCGCGGTGGCGCTGACGGTGTTCGGGCTGGGCATAGCCGACAAGGCCGTCGCCGTCTTCGACTCCAGTTCCTGGGTGTGGAGCGCCAAGTCCGGCGAGCTGGGCCGGATCAACGGCCGGACCGCCGCCGTCGACACCCGGCACAAGATCAAGGACTCCCAGGGCCACGAGGTCGCGATCACCCAGAACGACCGGTACCTGATCGTGCGCGACCTCACCACCGGCAAGGTCAGCTCCCTGGACCTCACGACGCTGCAGGTGTCCGCCGTCACCGACACCGCCCCCGGCACCGGGGTGAGCATCGAGCTGAACAAGGACGTCGCCTTCGTGGTCGACGGCGCGCAGGGCGCGGTCCGCCAGATCGACCCGCTCACCCTCACCCCGGTCGGGCAGCCGCTCCGGTTCCCGCCGGGCCTGCGCAGCGGAGGGTTCGACGACGAGGGCCGGCTGTGGCTGGCCGTGCCGAGCGAGGGCACCGTCGTCGCCGTGCGCTCCGGCGTCAAGGGCGCCGACGCGACCGTCGCGAAGACGGTCCCGGCCGCCGAGCCCCGGCACGACATCTTCCTGTCGGTGCTGGAGAAGGGCGTCGCGGTCCTCGACCAGACCGCCGCGGCGCTGGTCACCATCTCCGGCGACGTCGTCCGGCGGATCCCGCTGCCCCTGGACAAGCCGGCGGCCATGCCGGAGCACACCACCGGGGCGGAGGTCCCCGTCACGGTCTCCGACGACCGGCACGTCTACGTCGTCCACCAGGACAAGGTCCGCGACTTCGCCGTCCCCGACCAGGGCACGGCCCTCCAGCCGGCGGTGGCCTGGGCCGGCTGGTTCTACGTCGCCGACACCCTCGGCCAGCGGGTCTACGTGATCGACGGTTCCGGCGCCCTCGTCGACCGGATCAAGCTCGACACCGGCGGCGGCCCCGTCGACCTCGACGTGCGCGAGGGCCGGCTGTTCATCAACGCGCCGGGCGGCTCCGGGGCGCAGGTCGTCGACGACAAGCACAAGGCGACCGCGGTGAACAAGTACCCGGGACAGGTCACCGGGGGCGATCCGCCGCCGCCGGTGAAGAAGCCCGAGGAGAAGCCGCCGACGCCGCCGACCGGCCCGCCGAGCGCCCCGGGCGCCGTCACCGCCGTCGCCGGGAACACCATGGCCACGGTCAACTGGACCCCGGCGGCGGAGAACGGGCTCGCCATCACGAAGTACGTGGTGACGGGCGGCCCCGACCCCAAGCCGATCGAGGTCGGCGGCAGCCAGCGCACGGTCACCGTGTCCGGCCTGACCAACGGCACGCCCTACACCTTCCAGGTCAACGCCGTGAACGCCAAGGGCCCCGGCCCCAAGCGCGCTGCGCCCCCGGTCGTCCCGACCCGCGACGTGCCCGACCCGCCGGCCTCCGTCGCGGCCGCCGCGAACCCGGACGGCACGGTCAAGGTGACCTGGCCGGCGGCGAACGGCCAGGGCCACAAGATCGTGAAGTACTCGGTGACGGCCGTCAGCGCCAAGGGCGACGTCGCGGCCGGCGACTCGGCGAACCCGGAGCTGGTGATCGCCGACAAGAAGCTCGCCTACGGCACGCAGTACGCGTTCACGGTCGTCGCCGTCAACGACCTCGGGGCCGGCAGCAAGCCCTCGCCGGTGAGCCCGTCGGTCACGCCGTTCGCCAGGCCGGAGGCCCCGAAGAACCTCGCGGCGGCGACCGTGCCCGGCCAGGCCGGCGCGGTCACCGTCACCTGGGGCCGGCCGGCGGAGAACGGCCGGGCGCTGGAGAAGTACGTGGTGACGGCCAACGGCAAGGCCCAGGACGTGCCGGCCGCCGACACCTCCGTGACCCTGACCGGCTTCGGCAACGGGGCGAGGGTGGACGTCAAGGCCACAGCGGTGAACGCCGCGGGGCCGGGTCCCGTCGCCACCGCCACCGCCACGACGGTCTCCGCGCCGACGATGACGGTCACCGGCCATTCGGCCACGGTCACCGAGGTCAGCGTCGACGTCAACGTCGGTGCGGGCGGCGGCTCGCCGACCTGCACGCTGACGGTCGCCGGCAAGACCGCCTCGGCGGCGTGCTCCGGCGCGGCCAAGCTCACGGTCGGCGGGCTGTCCCCGTCCACCGACTACCCGTTCACCGTGGTCGCCACCAATGTGGCCGGGTCCAGCAACCAGGGCACCGGCAACCAGAAGACGAACACGGTCCAGGGCGTGGCGGTGTGCAAGAACAACATGTCCAGCTCGGACCCCGCCCAGCACACCTGGTGCGACAACCCGGCCAACGCCATGGCCGTCCGCAGTGGCACTTCGCTGAGCAGCGGAAAGGTCGGCTCGGGCCGGGCCTCCAACGGGTCCACCTACGATGCGATCTGCATCACAAACGGCCAGAGCATCGAGCCGTACGTCTACAACCAGCCAAAGAACGCGAGCACGGTCTGGGTCCGGATCAACTTCGAAGGTTCGCAGGGGTATACGCCTTTTGCGTGGTTCAACCTGAATGGATATGACATCAACTCCACGGGGCCCCTACCTGGCTGTTAG
- a CDS encoding DUF58 domain-containing protein, giving the protein MRVTARGWALVGAGPVLLLSGFLFGYPELAVLGVVALVAFAVAVGIVSLRAALTVGRHLDPDRVTRGEPSTVHLTIRNDNRLRGMTVIATDRCGSAGIPVPLLRLRRGHETQTVYQVPTSRRGVVDVGPLRIVRTDPLGLAEVARSYGATGRVWVHPVAHPIRAVPAGIARSLDGRVDKVPHGHVTFDNLREYVVGDDLRSVHWRTSARVGELMVREHTDTSLPVMVVVLDDRADAHTPESFEESCEAAASIVTAALREGLHVRLRTVSGAEISGTQGRNVFLDLLAEAALGAAEPDLAPAADRLRIGRLGDTLIFLTGPGGVADVRQIAALRAQYPVIVVGLIGAPDATPTAAPGLLVLAAADASEFTVAWDGVGRW; this is encoded by the coding sequence ATGCGGGTCACCGCGCGCGGCTGGGCGCTGGTCGGCGCCGGGCCGGTCCTCCTGCTGTCCGGCTTCCTTTTCGGGTACCCGGAACTGGCCGTCCTCGGGGTCGTCGCGCTCGTCGCGTTCGCCGTCGCCGTCGGCATCGTGAGCCTGCGGGCCGCGCTGACCGTCGGCCGGCACCTCGACCCCGACCGGGTCACCCGCGGCGAGCCGAGCACCGTGCACCTGACCATCCGCAACGACAACCGGCTGCGGGGCATGACCGTGATCGCGACGGACCGGTGCGGGTCGGCGGGCATCCCGGTGCCGCTGCTCCGCCTGCGCCGGGGTCACGAGACCCAGACGGTGTACCAGGTGCCGACCAGCCGGCGCGGCGTCGTCGACGTAGGGCCGCTGCGGATCGTGCGCACCGACCCGCTGGGTCTGGCGGAGGTGGCGCGGTCCTACGGGGCCACCGGCCGGGTCTGGGTGCACCCGGTGGCGCACCCGATCCGGGCGGTGCCGGCCGGTATCGCCCGCAGCCTCGACGGCCGGGTCGACAAGGTGCCGCACGGGCACGTCACATTCGACAACCTGCGGGAGTACGTGGTCGGCGACGACCTGCGCAGCGTGCACTGGCGCACGTCGGCGCGGGTCGGCGAGCTGATGGTCCGCGAGCACACCGACACCAGCCTGCCGGTGATGGTCGTCGTGCTCGACGACCGCGCGGACGCCCACACGCCGGAGAGCTTCGAGGAGTCCTGCGAGGCGGCGGCGTCGATCGTCACCGCGGCGCTGCGCGAGGGCCTGCACGTGCGGCTGCGTACCGTGAGCGGGGCGGAGATCTCCGGCACCCAGGGCCGCAACGTGTTCCTGGACCTGTTGGCCGAGGCGGCCCTGGGCGCGGCGGAGCCTGACCTGGCCCCGGCCGCCGACCGGTTGCGGATCGGCCGGTTGGGCGACACCTTGATCTTCCTCACCGGGCCGGGCGGTGTCGCGGACGTGCGGCAGATCGCGGCGCTGCGGGCGCAGTACCCGGTGATCGTGGTGGGTCTGATCGGCGCGCCCGACGCGACGCCGACGGCGGCCCCCGGCCTGCTGGTGCTCGCTGCGGCGGACGCCTCCGAGTTCACTGTGGCCTGGGACGGAGTAGGACGATGGTGA
- a CDS encoding AAA family ATPase, with the protein MTAPHPLTPAETQGYASVFARLADNVGSVVLGKPEVVRLALTALFAEGHVLLEDVPGVGKTTLARAIAASVRGKWRRIQFTPDLLPSDVSGVTIFNQASREFEFHPGPVFANIVIADEINRASPKTQSALLEVMEERYVTVDGVRHPVPRPFLVVATQNPVEMDGTYRLPEAQLDRFLMKLSVGYPSEEVEMEVVRGGAAGRSPDYLQPVTDTDTVAQLARLAQRVYVADALYAYAVQLASATRRHAQVRVGVSPRGVIALVRAAQAFALSDGRAYLLPEDIKALVEAVFAHRLLLSPDAQLRGVTSTAVLGEVIETVAVPQPAGVTQ; encoded by the coding sequence GTGACCGCGCCTCATCCCCTCACCCCGGCCGAGACCCAGGGCTACGCCAGCGTCTTCGCCCGCCTGGCCGACAACGTCGGCTCGGTGGTGCTCGGCAAGCCCGAGGTGGTGCGGCTCGCGCTCACCGCGCTGTTCGCGGAGGGCCACGTCCTGCTGGAGGATGTGCCCGGCGTCGGGAAGACGACCCTGGCCAGGGCGATCGCCGCGTCGGTGCGGGGCAAGTGGCGCCGGATCCAGTTCACCCCCGACCTGCTGCCGTCCGACGTGTCCGGCGTGACGATCTTCAACCAGGCGAGCCGGGAGTTCGAGTTCCACCCGGGTCCGGTGTTCGCGAACATCGTGATCGCCGACGAGATCAACCGCGCGTCGCCCAAGACCCAGTCGGCGCTGCTGGAGGTCATGGAGGAGCGCTACGTGACGGTGGACGGCGTCCGGCACCCGGTGCCCCGGCCGTTCCTCGTCGTCGCCACCCAGAACCCGGTGGAGATGGACGGCACCTACCGGCTGCCCGAGGCGCAGCTCGACCGGTTCCTGATGAAGCTCTCGGTGGGCTACCCGAGCGAGGAGGTCGAGATGGAGGTGGTCCGGGGCGGGGCCGCCGGCCGCTCGCCCGACTACCTCCAGCCGGTCACCGACACCGACACGGTCGCCCAGCTGGCCCGGCTCGCCCAGCGGGTGTACGTGGCCGACGCGCTGTACGCGTACGCGGTCCAGCTCGCCTCCGCGACCCGCCGGCACGCCCAGGTCCGGGTCGGCGTCAGCCCGCGTGGCGTGATCGCCCTGGTCCGCGCCGCCCAGGCGTTCGCGCTGTCCGACGGCCGGGCCTACCTGCTGCCGGAGGACATCAAGGCCCTCGTCGAGGCGGTCTTCGCCCACCGGCTGCTGCTCAGCCCCGACGCGCAGCTGCGCGGGGTCACGTCCACGGCGGTGCTGGGCGAGGTCATCGAGACCGTGGCCGTGCCGCAGCCGGCCGGGGTGACCCAGTGA